From Schizosaccharomyces pombe strain 972h- genome assembly, chromosome: II, the proteins below share one genomic window:
- the sec2302 gene encoding COPII cargo receptor subunit Sec23b, with protein MNFEDIEDQDGIRLSWNTFSATPAENARAVIPIAAMYTPLHENERMTIEQYDPVACRAPCRAVLNPYCHVDLRARFWICPFCFQRNPLPAQYSDISSNSLPLELLSQSTTMEYVLSKPVKSPPVFLFVMDTAVDESELTALKDAVIVSLSLLPPDAIVGLITYGSLIQVHEIGFEAMPKSYVFQPAADYSTMKLQQLLALSGNQIRSSSSKAKISGTGITLNLGAASRFLMPVQKCEMHLLNILEQLQPDCLEVPAGQRQLRCTGAAVKIASDLLGIAFPKCGSRIELFCGGPCTVGLGQVVSTELKEPMRSHSEIANDKAKHFKKSKKFYSSLAERLSNQGHALDLFAGCLDQVGIMEMENLVNNTGGAIVLSDSFTTSIFKQSFQRLFSVDASGYLKMGFMANLEVLTSKGLTICGMIGNGVGENKKGTNISDTQIGISKTNSWKMAAISPKSSYALYFDLGKEMGNPNSQRPTQAFIQFLTYYQHSSGTYRLRVTTISRSFITGNAKSISESFDQEAAAAIVARMALFKCQTEDEMSVTRWIDRNLIRLCQHFADYRKEDPSSFRLLPNFTLYPQFIFHLRRSPFLHIFNNSPDETSFYRHMLNVADVNDSLIMIQPTLQSYSFNEPEGVPVLLDSVSIKPDVILLLDTYFHILIFHGSTIAQWRNAGYQEQPEYVNLKELLLAPRLEVTELLADRFPIPRFIVCDQGGSQARFLLSRINPSVSFNKSSQFSPMSKDSETVLTDDVNLQKFMDHLRKMAVIS; from the exons atgaattttgaGGACATAGAAGATCAAGATg GGATACGACTTTCATGGAATACGTTTTCAGCAACACCTGCTGAAAATGCTAGAGCAGTCATTCCAATTGCTGCTATGTACACTCCTTTAcatgaaaatgaaaggaTGACAATAGAACAGTATGATCCAGTTGCATGCAGAGCCCCGTGTCGCGCTGTACTAAATCCTTATTG tCATGTCGATCTGCGTGCTAGATTCTGGATAT GTCCGTTTTGTTTTCAGCGAAATCCTCTTCCTGCTCAATATAGCGATATTTCCAGCAACAGTCTTCCGTTGGAATTGCTCAGTCAAAGTACTACCATGGAGTATGTTCTTTCAAAGCCTGTAAAATCTCCTCCTgtgtttttatttgttatGGACACCGCAGTTGATGAGTCGGAACTCACTGCTCTCAAAGATGCAGTCATAGTTAGTCTTAGTTTGCTCCCTCCAGATGCCATTGTTGGTTTAATTACCTACGGGTCTTTAATCCAGGTTCATGAAATAGGATTTGAAGCTATGCCGAAATCGTATGTCTTTCAACCCGCTGCTGATTACAGCACTATGAAGCTTCAACAACTATTAGCGTTAAGTGGTAATCAAATTcgctcttcttcttctaaagcaaaaatttctGGTACAGGCATTACCCTCAATCTTGGTGCAGCCTCTCGCTTTCTTATGCCTGTCCAGAAATGTGAAATGCACTTGCTTAACATTCTTGAACAACTTCAGCCGGATTGTCTCGAAGTACCAGCTGGGCAAAGGCAACTTCGATGTACTGGTGCTGCGGTGAAGATAGCTTCCGATTTACTCGGAATTGCTTTCCCTAAATGTGGCTCGAGAATTGAGTTATTTTGTGGTGGTCCTTGTACGGTTGGCCTGGGTCAAGTTGTTTCAACAGAACTCAAGGAACCAATGCGATCACACTCTGAAATTGCAAATGACAAAGCTAagcatttcaaaaaatctaaaaagtTCTATTCTTCTTTAGCTGAACGCCTCTCCAACCAAGGGCATGCTCTAGATTTATTTGCTGGTTGCCTTGATCAAGTAGGTATAATGGAAATGGAAAACCTTGTTAACAATACTGGTGGTGCCATTGTGCTATCCGACTCATTTACAACTTCCATTTTTAAGCAGAGCTTTCAAAGATTATTTAGTGTTGATGCTTCCGGTTATCTAAAAATGGGGTTTATGGCGAATTTGGAAGTCTTAACGTCTAAAGGCCTCACTATCTGTGGAATGATTGGAAATGGAGTTggtgaaaataaaaaaggtacTAATATTAGTGATACTCAAATTGGCATAAGCAAAACGAATTCTTGGAAAATGGCAGCGATTTCACCTAAATCTTCATACGCTCTATATTTCGATTTGGGTAAAGAGATGGGGAATCCAAATTCGCAAAGGCCTACTCAAGCTTTCATTCAGTTTTTGACATATTACCAACATTCTTCGGGAACTTATCGACTTCGTGTTACTACCATATCTCGCTCATTTATTACCGGCAATGCAAAAAGTATTTCGGAGTCGTTTGATCAGGAAGCTGCTGCTGCTATAGTCGCTCGCATGGCTTTGTTCAAATGTCAAACCGAGGATGAAATGAGCGTAACTAGATGGATTGATAGAAACCTGATTAGGCTTTGTCAACACTTTGCAGACTATAGAAAAGAAGACCCTTCCAGTTTCCGTTTACTTCCAAACTTTACACTTTATCCACAGTTTATTTTTCACTTGAGGAGAAGTCCATTTTTGCAtatctttaataattctCCCGATGAAACTTCTTTCTATCGTCATATGTTGAACGTTGCGGATGTCAATGATTCTTTAATTATGATACAACCCACTCTTCAATCCTATAGCTTTAACGAGCCTGAAGGGGTACCTGTATTACTGGATTCTGTTTCCATTAAACCAGATGTGATTTTGCTACTTGACACCTATTTTCATATACTGATTTTCCATGGTTCAACTATTGCTCAATGGAGAAATGCTGGTTACCAAGAGCAACCAGAGTATGTTAATTTGAAGGAGCTTCTTTTAGCTCCGCGTCTTGAAGTTACTGAATTACTGGCTGATCGCTTCCCTATTCCACGATTTATTGTTTGCGATCAGGGAGGTAGTCAAGCGAGATTCCTACTATCAAGAATTAATCCTTCTGTTTCTTTTAACAAGTCCTCTCAATTTTCACCAATGTCAAAGGATTCTGAAACGGTTTTAACGGACGACGTAAACCTGCAAAAGTTTATGGACCATCTTCGTAAAATGGCTGTCATATCTTAA
- the gpc1 gene encoding transporter — MDHLEFDENTDSEYSIFEEDNDYGLHGLDDSVGFTDLFDAPNIYRVYSWLHKHYNQKKGQLKHGVSRQKNKLQPIHKQINYETDKLKERLGKSIDKFQEQWNSGKVVRFRDKLSFALGVSTCILTALLVGMAPESMHLWYTIQLFVYLPLRYYTYQRKGYEYFIADFCYWGNILLLVYIWIFPESRRLFILSYSISYGTLAWSVVAWRNSLLFHSIDKITSLFIHFFPPLVLHTIVHLTNKSYLKDRFPAVLKVKKIDLLSSVEIASFFYALWQIWYYFFIQVGKQKQIQEGRPTSFTWLSKAYSKTKLGRAVAKLPQNLQPFVFMIIQYLYSITTMLPCSLWYNNKLYSTAFLALIFGWSVWNGASYYIDVFGRRFQKELEALRQQLAETPTNSGSSSALSR; from the exons ATGGATCATTTagaatttgatgaaaatacTGATTCAGAATATTCGATCTTTGAGGAAGACAATGACTATGGACTTCATGGATTAGATGATTCTGTTGGTTTTACAGATTTATTTGACGCACCAAACATTTATCGGGTCTATTCTTGGCTACACAAGCATTATaatcaaaagaaaggaCAG TTGAAACATGGAGTATCAcgtcaaaaaaataaattgcaGCCTAttcataaacaaattaaCTATGAAACCGACaagttaaaagaaagactAGGGAAATCGATCGACAAGTTTCAAGAACAATGGAATTCCGGAAAAGTTGTTCGTTTTCGCGATAAATTATCCTTCGCGTTAGGTGTTAGCACTTGCATTTTAACTGCCTTGCTGGTTGGTATGGCTCCTGAATCAATGCACCTATGGTATACTATACAGCTTTTCGTTTATTTACCTTTGAG GTATTATACGTATCAACGAAAAGGATACGAATACTTCATAGCTGATTTTTGTTATTGGGGGAATATTCTG CTTCTTGTTTACATTTGGATATTTCCGGAGAGTCGGCGATTATTTATTCTGTCATACTCAATAAGCTATGGTACCTTGGCATGGTCTGTGGTTGCTTGGAGAAACAGTTTATTGTTTCATTCAAT TGATAAAATTACAAGTCTcttcattcattttttcccGCCCTTGGTTCTTCATACAATTGTGCACCTAACAAATAAGtcttatttaaaagatcGCTTTCCTGCTGttttaaaagttaaaaagaTCGATTTGCTTTCATCTGTGGAgattgcttcttttttttatgcatTGTGGCAGATTTggtattatttttttatccaaGTGggtaaacaaaaacaaattcagGAAGGCAGACCAACTTCTTTTACATGGTTGTCAAAAGC TTATTCTAAAACAAAGCTCGGGCGTGCAGTTGCGAAACTTCCTCAAAACTTGCAaccatttgtttttatgaTCATTCAGTACCTGTATTCAATTACAACAATGTTGCCGTGTTCTCTTTGGTATAACAACAAATTATATTCTACTGCTTTCCTAGCTCTAATTTTTGGCTGGTCCGTCTGGAACGGCGCATCGTATTACA TTGATGTATTTGGAAGACGTTtccaaaaagaattagAAGCTTTACGACAGCAATTGGCAGAAACTCCGACGAATTCTGGTTCTAGTTCTGCATTAAGCCGTTAA
- a CDS encoding Arf3/6 docking factor, protein MMQIDYLLTAIFDPDRGPVLQYQCPENGEASDLHFLAELMLPDRVHERREDWSLFFIHFSKKSNVFSLFSNVDDINFEPSDSNMYYVLNTIRAKRVEGTRRGGSVFAMAICTTFPHVHALKPLLDTAWEIFDSSPSLKTLSMLHKSFNLHNFQSFYQKLSLDSSLILALNNFWSFFNLYLTNSPHIMNDIINKDIDNIPKPGSELIELSRDSYNSQATFCLSAESQERYVTCVIPSIHIPECVGEVSISNLINTFIDGPSPFMNTDISADINPINVLITALLISKKVLFLTKTSSASVLADFVLSSCALVSGATGLLQGLTRITFPYIDLSNVESLVKLPGYLAGVMNPAFTHHADWWDVLCDIDNQTIQVSSNLFSDATTTMDTKSLFNNTSPFTPISKDNQDDEIFIKDLRKFLKADDKETLVRWRVRLYIQSFIRKATSYEALFLESSPLNPYYKDYKFKGFGWSWDNDDEKVNELLYLAPKFEAWRQASTYKDYCYRLHCASTPVLRCMDIQFHLDRLRNSSLSTTDAAEIFLALESHIRTEEDVNYLLSNCPLHSGGLSVIAFGLYHISDKVRKAVSKLLNRIETHKYGKLFYMALNKVDISTHVYINSQHKKKKDSF, encoded by the exons atgatgcaaattgattatttattaacCGCTATTTTCGATCCTGACCGTGGCCCTGTTTTGCAATATCAATGCCCGGAAAACGGCGAAGCTTCCGATCTTCACTTTCTTGCCGAATTAATGCTTCCTGACAGAGTCCACGAACGCAGAGAGGATTGgagtcttttttttattcatttttccaaaaaatctaacgtattttctttgttctCGAATGTAGACGATATAAATTTTGAGCCTTCGGATTCAAACATGTATTATGTTTTAAACACGATTCGCGCGAAAAGAGTCGAAGGAACCCGCAGAGGTGGCTCTGTATTTGCCATGGCTATATGTACCACCTTTCCACATGTTCATGCTTTAAAACCTTTGCTAGATACTGCCTGGGAAATATTTGATTCAAGCCCTTCTTTAAAGACATTATCCATGTTAcataaatcttttaatttgcATAATTTTCAATCGTTTTACCAAAAACTCTCACTCGACTCTTCTTTAATATTGGCATTAAATAACTTTTGGTCCTTCTTTAATCTTTATCTTACTAATAGTCCACATATCATGAATGACATTATTAACAAGGACATTGATAATATCCCGAAACCTGGTTCTGAGTTGATAGAACTTTCTCGGGACTCATATAATTCTCAGGCCACCTTTTGTCTTTCAGCAGAAAGCCAGGAACGCTACGTTACATGCGTCATACCTTCAATTCACATACCTGAATGTGTTGGTGAAGTAAGCATCTccaatttaataaatacttttattGACGGTCCTTCTCCTTTTATGAACACTGACATCTCTGCTGATATAAATCCAATTAACGTTTTAATTACCGCGTTGCTCATTTCTAAGAAAGTTCTGTTTCTCACAAAAACGTCCTCAGCTTCTGTTTTAGCAGATTTTGTCCTTTCGTCATGTGCACTAGTTTCTGGTGCGACTGGATTATTGCAAGGTCTGACACGGATCACGTTTCCCTACATAGATTTATCGAACGTGGAAAGCCTTGTTAAATTACCTGGTTACTTGGCTGGTGTAATGAATCCAGCATTTACACATCATGCAGATTGGTGGGATGTACTTTGCGATATCGACAATCAAACTATTCAAGTATcatcaaatcttttttccGACGCTACCACTACAATGGATACGAAATCACTGTTTAACAACACTTCTCCTTTTACCCCAATATCTAAAGATAATCAAGATGATGagatatttattaaagacTTAcggaaatttttgaaagcgGACGATAAAGAAACGTTAGTACGCTGGAGAGTAAGATTATATATACAATCCTTTATCAGAAAAGCGACAAGTTATGAAGCCTTGTTTTTGGAATCATCCCCGCTCAACCCATACTATAAGGATTACAAGTTTAAAGGATTTGGGTGGAGTTGGGATAATGACGATGAAAAGGTTAATGAACTTCTTTATTTAGCCCCAAAGTTTGAAGCTTGGAGACAAGCATCCACGTATAAAGACTATTGCTATCGGCTTCATTGTGCAAGCACCCCTGTACTTCGTTGTATGGATATTCAGTTTCACCTGGATAGACTAAGGAACTCGTCTCTCTCTACAACAGATGCTGCCGAAATATTTCTTGCTCTTGAGTCACACATTCGAACGGAAGAAGatgtaaattatttattgtcTAATTGCCCCCTTCACTCAGGAGGCTTATCTGTAATTGCATTTGGACTTTATCATATATCTGACAAGGTTCGTAAAGCCGTCTCGAAATTGCTTAACAGAATTGAAACTCATAAG tatGGAAAACTATTTTATATGGCCTTGAACAAGGTAGACATCTCTACTCATGTATACATCAACTCCCAgcataaaaagaaaaaagattcaTTCTAA